The following nucleotide sequence is from Numida meleagris isolate 19003 breed g44 Domestic line unplaced genomic scaffold, NumMel1.0 unplaced_Scaffold244, whole genome shotgun sequence.
NNNNNNNNNNNNNNNNNNNNNNNNNNNNNNNNNNNNNNNNNNNNNNNNNNNNNNNNNNNNNNNNNNNNNNNNNNNNNNNNNNNNNNNNNNNNNNNNNNNNNNNNNNNNNNNNNNNNNNNNNNNNNNNNNNNNNNNNNNNNNNNNNNNNNNNNNNNNNNNNNNNNNNNNNNNNNNNNNNNNNNNNNNNNNNNNNNNNNNNNNNNNNNNNNNNNNNNNNNNNNNNNNNNNNNNNNNNNNNNNNNNNNNNNNNNNNNNNNNNNNNNNNNNNNNNNNNNNNNNNNNNNNNNNNNNNNNNNNNNNNNNNNNNNNNNNNNNNNNNNNNNNNNNNNNNNNNNNNNNNNNNNNNNNNNNNNNNNNNNNNNNNNNNNNNNNNNNNNNNNNNNNNNNNNNNNNNNNNNNNNNNNNNNNNNNNNNNNNNNNNNNNNNNNNNNNNNNNNNNNNNNNNNNNNNNNNNNNNNNNNNNNNNNNNNNNNNNNNNNNNNNNNNNNNNNNNNNNNNNNNNNNNNNNNNNNNNNNNNNNNNNNNNNNNNNNNNNNNNNNNNNNNNNNNNNNNNNNNNNNNNNNNNNNNNNNNNNNNNNNNNNNNNNNNNNNNNNNNNNNNNNNNNNNNNNNNNNNNNNNNNNNNNNNNNNNNNNNNNNNNNNNNNNNNNNNNNNNNNNNNNNNNNNNNNNNNNNNNNNNNNNNNNNNNNNNNNNNNNNNNNNNNNNNNNNNNNNNNNNNNNNNNNNNNNNNNNNNNNNNNNNNNNNNNNNNNNNNNNNNNNNNNNNNNNNNNNNNNNNNNNNNNNNNNNNNNNNNNNNNNNNNNNNNNNNNNNNNNNNNNNNNNNNNNNNNNNNNNNNNNNNNNNNNNNNNNNNNNNNNNNNNNNNNNNNNNNNNNNNNNNNNNNNNNNNNNNNNNNNNNNNNNNNNNNNNNNNNNNNNNNNNNNNNNNNNNNNNNNNNNNNNNNNNNNNNNNNNNNNNNNNNNNNNNNNNNNNNNNNNNNNNNNNNNNNNNNNNNNNNNNNNNNNNNNNNNNNNNNNNNNNNNNNNNNNNNNNNNNNNNNNNNNNNNNNNNNNNNNNNNNNNNNNNNNNNNNNNNNNNNNNNNNNNNNNNNNNNNNNNNNNNNNNNNNNNNNNNNNNNNNNNNNNNNNNNNNNNNNNNNNNNNNNNNNNNNNNNNNNNNNNNNNNNNNNNNNNNNNNNNNNNNNNNNNNNNNNNNNNNNNNNNNNNNNNNNNNNNNNNNNNNNNNNNNNNNNNNNNNNNNNNNNNNNNNNNNNNNNNNNNNNNNNNNNNNNNNNNNNNNNNNNNNNNNNNNNNNNNNNNNNNNNNNNNNNNNNNNNNNNNNNNNNNNNNNNNNNNNNNNNNNNNNNNNNNNNNNNNNNNNNNNNNNNNNNNNNNNNNNNNNNNNNNNNNNNNNNNNNNNNNNNNNNNNNNNNNNNNNNNNNNNNNNNNNNNNNNNNNNNNNNNNNNNNNNNNNNNNNNNNNNNNNNNNNNNNNNNNNNNNNNNNNNNNNNNNNNNNNNNNNNNNNNNNNNNNNNNNNNNNNNNNNNNNNNNNNNNNNNNNNNNNNNNNNNNNNNNNNNNNNNNNNNNNNNNNNNNNNNNNNNNNNNNNNNNNNNNNNNNNNNNNNNNNNNNNNNNNNNNNNNNNNNNNNNNNNNNNNNNNNNNNNNNNNNNNNNNNNNNNNNNNNNNNNNNNNNNNNNNNNNNNNNNNNNNNNNNNNNNNNNNNNNNNNNNNNNNNNNNNNNNNNNNNNNNNNNNNNNNNNNNNNNNNNNNNNNNNNNNNNNNNNNNNNNNNNNNNNNNNNNNNNNNNNNNNNNNNNNNNNNNNNNNNNNNNNNNNNNNNNNNNNNNNNNNNNNNNNNNNNNNNNNNNNNNNNNNNNNNNNNNNNNNNNNNNNNNNNNNNNNNNNNNNNNNNNNNNNNNNNNNNNNNNNNNNNNNNNNNNNNNNNNNNNNNNNNNNNNNNNNNNNNNNNNNNNNNNNNNNNNNNNNNNNNNNNNNNNNNNNNNNNNNNNNNNNNNNNNNNNNNNNNNNNNNNNNNNNNNNNNNNNNNNNNNNNNNNNNNNNNNNNNNNNNNNNNNNNNNNNNNNNNNNNNNNNNNNNNNNNNNNNNNNNNNNNNNNNNNNNNNNNNNNNNNNNNNNNNNNNNNNNNNNNNNNNNNNNNNNNNNNNNNNNNNNNNNNNNNNNNNNNNNNNNNNNNNNNNNNNNNNNNNNNNNNNNNNNNNNNNNNNNNNNNNNNNNNNNNNNNNNNNNNNNNNNNNNNNNNNNNNNNNNNNNNNNNNNNNNNNNNNNNNNNNNNNNNNNNNNNNNNNNNNNNNNNNNNNNNNNNNNNNNNNNNNNNNNNNNNNNNNNNNNNNNNNNNNNNNNNNNNNNNNNNNNNNNNNNNNNNNNNNNNNNNNNNNNNNNNNNNNNNNNNNNNNNNNNNNNNNNNNNNNNNNNNNNNNNNNNNNNNNNNNNNNNNNNNNNNNNNNNNNNNNNNNNNNNNNNNNNNNNNNNNNNNNNNNNNNNNNNNNNNNNNNNNNNNNNNNNNNNNNNNNNNNNNNNNNNNNNNNNNNNNNNNNNNNNNNNNNNNNNNNNNNNNNNNNNNNNNNNNNNNNNNNNNNNNNNNNNNNNNNNNNNNNNNNNNNNNNNNNNNNNNNNNNNNNNNNNNNNNNNNNNNNNNNNNNNNNNNNNNNNNNNNNNNNNNNNNNNNNNNNNNNNNNNNNNNNNNNNNNNNNNNNNNNNNNNNNNaaaaaaaaaaaaaaaaaggaaaaaatcgGTGAGAAAAGGTCCACGTGCGCTCGGGATGAGGGCTCCGACCCCAGCTGAGGGGCTCCGGGACCCCCAGCTCCGGGACacttctccccctctccccttcctccccatctcccacctccctcccgTCTCTCTCAGCCCCAGAAGCCGCAGGATCGGAGGACAGAGACAAATTACGTCAGGAAATAGTTcctgctctcccttcccccgctgccttccagctccccggccccggccccgccgtgCCCGGCCCGGGGCGGCTCAGCCCCCGCCTCCCCCGCTCCGACGGCTCCGGAGCTTTGAGCGAAGGGCAGCGGTTCGCCCGGGCGCTATTAAAAAAAGACCTGCGGATTGATCCACGCTATATTTTTGGGTAAATACAATCACGTGAGGGCGGGCAGCCAATGGCAAACTgggaaaggctgaaaaaataattacctgCCCTGATTGTTCTATGAGAAGATAAAAAGTACACATACAGTTCATACAATAATCTTATGAATGTAAAAGAGGGGGAACCATGTCGGCTTCTGGCCCCATAAGCAACTACTATGTAGACTCCTTGATAAGCCACGAAAACGAAGAGCTCTTGGCCTCCAGGTTCCCCACCACTGCCTCCCACCCGGCTGCTGCCAGACCTTCAGGATTAGTCCCGGACTGTGCCGACTTTCCTTCGTGCAGTTTCGCCCCCAAGCCGGCCGTTTTTACAACCTCCTGGGCTCCCGTCCATTCCCAGTCGTCCGTGGGCTACCACCACCCGTACGGCCCCCAGGCTCCCGTGGGGGCCGAGCCCAGGTACATGCGGACTTGGCTCGAGCCCCTCGCCGGGGCCGTCTCGTTCCCGGCCTTCGCTCCCGGTGCCGCCCGCCCCTACGGCCTCAAACCCGACGCCTTTCCCGGGAGACGCGCGGAGTGCGGCCCCGCGGACGGGCGCGGCTTCGCGGACTACATGTACGCGGCTCCCGGGGAGCTGAGAGACAGAGCAGCGCAGACAATTCCTTCCCCGGAGTCCGAAGCCATCGCTTCCAgcaaacacaaagaagaaaagcacgAATTAGACCCTAGTAAGTCGAAGTCATTCTTGTTTACAACCGGGGAGGCATTACAGCTTCCAGGACCGTactcaataaaatgaaattaccttagagagagagagagagagagagagagagagagagggagagagggagagagccCGACCCTAAAACTCCAGATATGCGGGAAGATCTGGGGGTTTGAGAGTCCGCCTCGCACAGCCCGGCAGCGGAGAGCTGCACTTTGTCCGGGGGCTCTTCGGCTTATTTTATCACCGGCgttattcttttattattagTCCAATTATTcctattatttctatttatttatttattttgccgGGGGGTGCTTGGACTCATCGCCTTCCTCCGGGGGTTGGGGTAAAGTGAAGGGGGGNNNNNNNNNNNNNNNNNNNNNNNNNNNNNNNNNNNNNNNNNNNNNNNNNNNNNNNNNNNNNNNNNNNNNNNNNNNNNNNNNNNNNNNNNNNNNNNNNNNNNNNNNNNNNNNNNNNNNNNNNNNNNNNNNNNNNNNNNNNNNNNNNNNNNNNNNNNNNNNNNNNNNNNNNNNNNNNNNNNNNNNNNNNNNNNNcgtgtgtgcgtgtgtgtgtgtgtgtgtgtgtgcgtgcgcgGAGCCCACGACGATGCGGGGAGCGAAGCGCTCGGTGCGCTGGAGGATTCCgtgtaaataaaagaaatcttcGCCAGTGATGTTCGCCTTTGTGTGCCACCACCAAAACGCCCCATCCACGACTCATCCCGTGACCTTCCCCTGCTCGCATGTAGGCTCCAAAAACTGCTGCTCCTCATTAGGGCTGCGTTGCTCGGGTAATTTCTGCTCGTTTTGCGGTTCGTCTGCGGCGTATTCTGACACGTTTCTCCCCTGGAAAACGTCCCCACTGACTCCCAGTGCTCCTCTCCCCCCATGCTCAgccctttctccctccttctccctctgcctctttctcttcccctctctccccttcTGCACATACACACAACACGTCTTTGTAAGGATTCTCCCAGATATTCCCTCAAAGTGGGAAAGGCAAGCTGCTTTTTCCCCTGCCCACGTCACTCCCTGCACCTCCGCACCGTAACTATTTATTAAAATGGGAATAGATCAAAGAATGATGAGCGCAGATATACGTGTATctctatatattttatttttttttcctcgcgAACGTGAAAGTAACCGTCATTGGAGAGCTGTGATTGACAGATAAATTGGTCTCGATAAAGGCCAAAGGAGACAGTCTGCTCCTGCAGGAATATTTCCCTTTAAGGGCTCCCATAAAGCAGGGGGCTTAGAACGGAACGGGGGATAAATTCTGCGGCTGAGCGAGTGGATGACTTTTCTCCTCGAATTTGGCAAACCACGAATCCCTTCCCAAACATCCCTCCCGTCGGGGTTTTGTTTGCAAACCTTCCCTGTGTTCTCCGAGGGGGAAACCCCGCTTCCAGGGGCAGCGCGGTGCAGTGAAGGGCAGCGGTTGGTGTTGGCTTAGCTGAGGTTCGTGACTTTGGGGGGGCCCGGGGGGAACTCTCCTGGCAGCCCCACTCCCCGCCCGTCTGTCTCCGGATCTGCTGGCTTCACTCACGCTCGAATTTCCCCTGCAACTtgctgagaaaaggaaagagcGAGAAATGGAATGCGCTTCTGTCCCGGGGGTGCGTGGGACCCTCGCTGGGGAACGCCGTGCACTGGGGACACTCTGCCCACCCGGTGCCTCTCTgtccccgggggggggggggaaccaTCACCACCGCTCTCTGAGCCCccactttttcttcctcttgcaaaCGTCGCCCGTTTCCTTCTCTCCCCACCGCGTCACCCCAGCCCTATAAAACCCGAGGTGATGAATagccctggggagcccagaCAATCAGGcttatgattttttgttgtgtgtgtgtgtgttgtttggtttctttaaaaaaaaaaatagaaagaaagaaagaaagaaaaaaaaaagaaagaagaaataaaggaaaagagagagaggtcCTTTTTTTGTgggtatattttctttttctttccttctttgcagagaAATCGCCCAACTCCATTCTTTCAGCCCCCAATGGGCGTGAGCCACGTACCTACCTGTCTTTCCTTACAAAGGAAAGCTTTTCCTCCCAACACGCAGCCAGGGCATCCCCGaggtttggtttttattttttttttaaacgctCCCAACTATTTCCCATCGATTCGGTGcgaaaagaggaggaaaaaaaaaaaaaaaaaaaaaggagagaaaagttgcgtttaaaaaaaaaaggcaaaaaatggcaaaaaaaaaaggagcaaaaaatagcaaaaaaaaagggggggaagaaagaaggggaaaaaaggaaagaaaaaaaggggggaggaaaggaaagggaaaaaaaaggaaaggaaaaaaaaaaggaaaggaaaaaaaaaaggaaagaaaaaaaaaaaaggaaaggaaaaaaaaaaacaactccaNNNNNNNNNNNNNNNNNNNNNNNNNNNNNNNNNNNNNNNNNNNNNNNNNNNNNNNNNNNNNNNNNNNNNNNNNNNNNNNNNNNNNNNNNNNNNNNNNNNNNNNNNNNNNNNNNNNNNNNNNNNNNNNNNNNNNNNNNNNNNNNNNNNNNNNNNNNNNNNNNNNNNNNNNNNNNNNNNNNNNNNNNNNNNNNNNNNNNNNNNNNNNNNNNNNNNNNNNNNNNNNNNNNNNNNNNNNNNNNNNNNNNNNNNNNNNNNNNNNNNNNNNNNNNNNNNNNNNNNNNNNNNNNNNNNNNNNNNNNNNNNNNNNNNNNNNNNNNNNNNNNNNNNNNNNNNNNNNNNNNNNNNNNNNNNNNNNNNNNNNNNNNNNNNNNNNNNNNNNNNNNNNNNNNNNNNNNNNNNNNNNNNNNNNNNNNNNNNNNNNNNNNNNNNNNNNNNNNNNNNNNNNNNNNNNNNNNNNNNNNNNNNNNNNNNNNNNNNNNNNNNNNNNNNNNNNNNNNNNNNNNNNNNNNNNNNNNNNNNNNNNNNNNNNNNNNNNNNNNNNNNNNNNNNNNNNNNNNNNNNNNNNNNNNNNNNNNNNNNNNNNNNNNNNNNNNNNNNNNNNNNNNNNNNNNNNNNNNNNNNNNNNNNNNNNNNNNNNNNNNNNNNNNNNNNNNNNNNNNNNNNNNNNNNNNNNNNNNNNNNNNNNNNNNNNNNNNNNNNNNNNNNNNNNNNNNNNNNNNNNNNNNNNNNNNNNNNNNNNNNNNNNNNNNNNNNNNNNNNNNNNNNNNNNNNNNNNNNNNNNNNNNNNNNNNNNNNNNNNNNNNNNNNNNNNNNNNNNNNNNNNNNNNNNNNNNNNNNNNNNNNNNNNNNNNNNNNNNNNNNNNNNNNNNNNNNNNNNNNNNNNNNNNNNNNNNNNNNNNNNNNNNNNNNNNNNNNNNNNNNNNNNNNNNNNNNNNNNNNNNNNNNNNNNNNNNNNNNNNNNNNNNNNNNNNNNNNNNNNNNNNNNNNNNNNNNNNNNNNNNNNNNNNNNNNNNNNNNNNNNNNNNNNNNNNNNNNNNNNNNNNNNNNNNNNNNNNNNNNNNNNNNNNNNNNNNNNNNNNNNNNNNNNNNNNNNNNNNNNNNNNNNNNNNNNNNNNNNNNNNNNNNNNNNNNNNNNNNNNNNNNNNNNNNNNNNNNNNNNNNNNNNNNNNNNNNNNNNNNNNNNNNNNNNNNNNNNNNNNNNNNNNNNNNNNNNNNNNNNNNNNNNNNNNNNNNNNNNNNNNNNNNNNNNNNNNNNNNNNNNNNNNNNNNNNNNNNNNNNNNNNNNNNNNNNNNNNNNNNNNNNNNNNNNNNNNNNNNNNNNNNNNNNNNNNNNNNNNNNNNNNNNNNNNNNNNNNNNNNNNNNNNNNNNNNNNNNNNNNNNNNNNNNNNNNNNNNNNNNNNNNNNNNNNNNNNNNNNNNNNNNNNNNNNNNNNNNNNNNNNNNNNNNNNNNNNNNNNNNNNNNNNNNNNNNNNNNNNNNNNNNNNNNNNNNNNNNNNNNNNNNNNNNNNNNNNNNNNNNNNNNNNNNNNNNNNNNNNNNNNNNNNNNNNNNNNNNNNNNNNNNNNNNNNNNNNNNNNNNNNNNNNNNNNNNNNNNNNNNNNNNNNNNNNNNNNNNNNNNNNNNNNNNNNNNNNNNNNNNNNNNNNNNNNNNNNNNNNNNNNNNNNNNNNNNNNNNNNNNNNNNNNNNNNNNNNNNNNNNNNNNNNNNNNNNNNNNNNNNNNNNNNNNNNNNNNNNNNNNNNNNNNNNNNNNNNNNNNNNNNNNNNNNNNNNNNNNNNNNNNNNNNNNNNNNNNNNNNNNNNNNNNNNNNNNNNNNNNNNNNNNNNNNNNNNNNNNNNNNNNNNNNNNNNNNNNNNNNNNNNNNNNNNNNNNNNNNNNNNNNNNNNNNNNNNNNNNNNNNNNNNNNNNNNNNNNNNNNNNNNNNNNNNNNNNNNNNNNNNNNNNNNNNNNNNNNNNNNNNNNNNNNNNNNNNNNNNNNNNNNNNNNNNNNNNNNNNNNNNNNNNNNNNNNNNNNNNNNNNNNNNNNNNNNNNNNNNNNNNNNNNNNNNNNNNNNNNNNNNNNNNNNNNNNNNNNNNNNNNNNNNNNNNNNNNNNNNNNNNNNNNNNNNNNNNNNNNNNNNNNNNNNNNNNNNNNNNNNNNNNNNNNNNNNNNNNNNNNNNNNNNNNNNNNNNNNNNNNNNNNNNNNNNNNNNNNNNNNNNNNNNNNNNNNNNNNNNNNNNNNNNNNNNNNNNNNNNNNNNNNNNNNNNNNNNNNNNNNNNNNNNNNNNNNNNNNNNNNNNNNNNNNNNNNNNNNNNNNNNNNNNNNNNNNNNNNNNNNNNNNNNNNNNNNNNNNNNNNNNNNNNNNNNNNNNNNNNNNNNNNNNNNNNNNNNNNNNNNNNNNNNNNNNNNNNNNNNNNNNNNNNNNNNNNNNNNNNNNNNNNNNNNNNNNNNNNNNNNNNNNNNNNNNNNNNNNNNNNNNNNNNNNNNNNNNNNNNNNNNNNNNNNNNNNNNNNNNNNNNNNNNNNNNNNNNNNNNNNNNNNNNNNNNNNNNNNNNNNNNNNNNNNNNNNNNNNNNNNNNNNNNNNNNNNNNNNNNNNNNNNNNNNNNNNNNNNNNNNNNNNNNNNNNNNNNNNNNNNNNNNNNNNNNNNNNNNNNNNNNNNNNNNNNNNNNNNNNNNNNNNNNNNNNNNNNNNNNNNNNNNNNNNNNNNNNNNNNNNNNNNNNNNNNNNNNNNNNNNNNNNNNNNNNNNNNNNNNNNNNNNNNNNNNNNNNNNNNNNNNNNNNNNNNNNNNNNNNNNNNNNNNNNNNNNNNNNNNNNNNNNNNNNNNNNNNNNNNNNNNNNNNNNNNNNNNNNNNNNNNNNNNNNNNNNNNNNNNNNNNNNNNNNNNNNNNNNNNNNNNNNNNNNNNNNNNNNNNNNNNNNNNNNNNNNNNNNNNNNNNNNNNNNNNNNNNNNNNNNNNNNNNNNNNNNNNNNNNNNNNNNNNNNNNNNNNNNNNNNNNNNNNNNNNNNNNNNNNNNNNNNNNNNNNNNNNNNNNNNNNNNNNNNNNNNNNNNNNNNNNNNNNNNNNNNNNNNNNNNNNNNNNNNNNNNNNNNNNNNNNNNNNNNNNNNNNNNNNNNNNNNNNNNNNNNNNNNNNNNNNNNNNNNNNNNNNNNNNNNNNNNNNNNNNNNNNNNNNNNNNNNNNNNNNNNNNNNNNNNNNNNNNNNNNNNNNNNNNNNNNNNNNNNNNNNNNNNNNNNNNNNNNNNNNNNNNNNNNNNNNNNNNNNNNNNNNNNNNNNNNNNNNNNNNNNNNNNNNNNNNNNNNNNNNNNNNNNNNNNNNNNNNNNNNNNNNNNNNNNNNNNNNNNNNNNNNNNNNNNNNNNNNNNNNNNNNNNNNNNNNNNNNNNNNNNNNNNNNNNNNNNNNNNNNNNNNNNNNNNNNNNNNNNNNNNNNNNNNNNNNNNNNNNNNNNNNNNNNNNNNNNNNNNNNNNNNNNNNNNNNNNNNNNNNNNNNNNNNNNNNNNNNNNNNNNNNNNNNNNNNNNNNNNNNNNNNNNNNNNNNNNNNNNNNNNNNNNNNNNNNNNNNNNNNNNNNNNNNNNNNNNNNNNNNNNNNNNNNNNNNNNNNNNNNNNNNNNNNNNNNNNNNNNNNNNNNNNNNNNNNNNNNNNNNNNNNNNNNNNNNNNNNNNNNNNNNNNNNNNNNNNNNNNNNNNNNNNNNNNNNNNNNNNNNNNNNNNNNNNNNNNNNNNNNNNNNNNNNNNNNNNNNNNNNNNNNNNNNNNNNNNNNNNNNNNNNNNNNNNNNNNNNNNNNNNNNNN
It contains:
- the HOXC9 gene encoding homeobox protein Hox-C9, whose product is MSASGPISNYYVDSLISHENEELLASRFPTTASHPAAARPSGLVPDCADFPSCSFAPKPAVFTTSWAPVHSQSSVGYHHPYGPQAPVGAEPRYMRTWLEPLAGAVSFPAFAPGAARPYGLKPDAFPGRRAECGPADGRGFADYMYAAPGELRDRAAQTIPSPESEAIASSKHKEEKHELDPSKSKSFLFTTGEALQLPGPYSIK